The following DNA comes from Cellulophaga sp. HaHa_2_95.
TATTATAGAATAGTTTAAGTGAATTAGTTTTAAATATAAAAATGAGTAAAATGAGTGAGAATAAAGGAAAAGTAGCTGTAGTAACAGGTGCAACTGGTGGTATTGGATTTGAAGTAGCTAAAAGATTAGGTAAAGACGGGTATACTGTTGTTTTAAACGGTATCGAAGATGAAGCGGGAGCAAAAAGAGTTGAAGAGCTTAAAGCAGAAGGTGTTACTGCTGAATATTATGGGTTTGATGTAACTAAAGAAGAGCCTGTAACTGAAAATATTACTGCCATCGGAAATAAATATGGTAGAATTGATGTTTTGGTAAACAATGCAGGTGGTTTAGGTGGTAGATCTAGATTTGAAGAAATGACAACTGAATTTTACAGATTTGTCATGGCTTTAAACCTTGATTCTGTATTTTTTGCTTCTAGGGCGGCTATCCCTTTCCTTAAAAAAGGAGAGCACCCTTCTATAATTAACTATACATCAAATGCAGGTTGGACAGCAGGTGGTCCAGGAGCAGGTATTTATGGAACGTCTAAAGCAGGTGTTCATGCTATAACTAGAGCGTTAGCTA
Coding sequences within:
- a CDS encoding SDR family NAD(P)-dependent oxidoreductase, producing the protein MSENKGKVAVVTGATGGIGFEVAKRLGKDGYTVVLNGIEDEAGAKRVEELKAEGVTAEYYGFDVTKEEPVTENITAIGNKYGRIDVLVNNAGGLGGRSRFEEMTTEFYRFVMALNLDSVFFASRAAIPFLKKGEHPSIINYTSNAGWTAGGPGAGIYGTSKAGVHAITRALAKDLAEYGIRVNAVSPGTIDTPFHAQIKATKPEVFASWANNIMLGRLGQPEDVAGVISFLASKDASFITAETIQIGGGQALGI